The sequence GCCGCGTAATCTTGTATATGACTACTATTGTGTGCGTGGCGAGATCTATGCCCGCTATTTCATATGTATAcacattataataaataataaaaaacaaatttccgtCAGCTTTCACCCCACGGTAAGTAATGACAAAGCTtccataaaaatcataaaacttTGGATACCCTCATTTCTTAGACAACATCAAGGACTTCATCACAAACAAAGGGAACAGCCTCATGCAAACCAGGTAATTTGGAAGAGCTCAGCTTTTcatgtacagggttgcccacaTTCGACGGCcacgacggatttcgatgactctttgggcccattccaatcgacgaggcttgtccgcaggcaacaatctttgcgtcaattgaatcttatacgggaataaaagcaaataaatgcggataattcattgtaaagtggtccgagcaatgcccaactgctgagaacggcgattttgggatgtccttggcgacgccttggtcggttttgatttggcctctttggattagaagagcatcaccagtcgaaaacctttcgtacaaacgtttaatggtgttcttagaaggcgcacttttcacattacttaattttttataggcacgttgagttttcataattgacttcttttgttgaatgtaaatttaacaatttgggagcgctcgcgtggcgtgtacagttccatggtaaaaatctgcttggactgacgcttccaacgcggtatgtcattaagcaatctgacgtctctgtcaaaagatacagggttgccagatgggtctgtcgaatattggcaaccctgtacatgGAATTTGATAAGATTTGGGTAATGAAGGATTGAAGAAGACCCTTTGGTTGGGCATGCGAACAGAACTGTAAAGTAAGAGgtttcgtaaaaatttttagtctatttgaattaaaatttttttttgatacattCGGTTTTCGATACATTTCGTTTTTATTACATTTGACAGGGGAAAGTTAATAAATTTGTTGTCCGGTCACAGGCGGACGGTACTGCATGTATATGTTCAATGAGTTCTTAATATCGAATCTGGAGGTTTTGGAATTTGATTGTgttttcaacagaacggtgctACCGTCTACACAACAAGAGGGTTCATTGCGATTTTGAAGACCGACCGATCAATCGATCCCAGAATACTATACTTCCTGTTGGGCTACTTAGAGGGACTAGCTTACTTAAACTTACAGCACATACCATCCAGAACCCCAAACCCAGGCGTAACGAGAACAGATATGAAAAAGAACAgatatgaaaaatttttcttcaaaataactaggccgtttaaaaaaattatcatgttttgaacaaaacaaaaaaaaaacaattgtgtgTCActttttgcgccaccctgtaatGGAACAGCTTTACGGATTATGTGCATATTTACGGATTGTTTCCTATGATTCCGTGGTTTGCTTCTATGTAACTACAGGATGAATTGTAAGTTATAAAACTTGTTAAAAATGTGCAAACCCTATTTGTttcgttggtgcgtgactacattCGGTAGTGTCCAGTTTCGAATCTccgagcatgaaacaccaaatgatagaaacagcaGCTCTcactcggcaggtaatggcaaaccttcgggAATATtttgccatgaaagagctccttataaaaaaaatcatctgccattTGAAGGCAGGTATAAAACTGTggatccctccatttggggaaaaacatcaatacgcacaccacaagaaCGAGCAAGAAGGCCTAGCTTCTAACATTCCCGAAAAGGCGTAGGCACctttgttatttgatatttcctaaatatgtataataaataaaaaaatctaatatgAGGTATGGAAAAGTCTCATATAGAATTACATATATAGAAAACACCCGAAATGTACCAGTATTCAAAACATCATGAATTGCGGTAATGTTTACAccttttatcaaattaaaatatgagaAGTTCTCtaacaattaatttttcacaTCAAGTATGGTAAATACCTCACTGCTGTGGGAAGTTTTTGCCCACTGTGGTATATCACGAACTAGTGTGGTAAGTTGTTGAAGTTGTTGTCTACTGTGGTAAGTCCCGAACTACTTTACTATATTTTTGCCTACTGTGGTGAATCCGTTACGAGTGGATTTTGTATTTAGagcgtttaaagatttttaaCTTAGCATAGTCTCAAACCAATAATGCCTACGTTCCAATGGAAAATATGTTTGAACGGAGAATATGTTCCAACAGGTTCCAATTGGGAAGTGATTTCCGCTGATTTTATTTCGTACTGTCTGACGAAAATATAACagaattataaaaaagcaattGTGCTTGCATTTACCAGTAGATGTCTCTGGCGGCCGTtgctaaaaattatatttccgtATCCCGTTCCGTTATTGTTTCAATTCTCTCAATACATCGAATAATTAAtaacatataataataaaaaaggaaatttggaatttttaatgACTCTGTGAGAAAGTAGTAAAAATGTGTATGCGTACTATTGGATCTTTAACCAAAatacaaacaacttttttttttttttttcaagattaaacattgtcatttatgaatgaaaaataatatcgttcaattGGCTGCCAGGACTGggtttacagtaggccattcgatcaacccaatttttaagcatattttcgattgtttgggctccaatttcatgaatggcaacttcgatttcgtgttttaaatcatcaatcgtctctggatggttcgcatagcatttgtccttaacggctctccataaaaaatagtccaacgggcttaaatcacagctccgaggtggccagttgatatcagaattcaaaaaaggtagccagggccgtagagagcatatccgggccccgggggaaaattgcaaatgcgggccctttccaatgatgtctaattcatataaatacagtgaaattccttataaccggacactcaccgtcgcagtgtttttgtccggctatgggagatgtccgcttataagggatgaagtcacaaaatatataccacacatataaattgtattgtacatagtttatttaaaaaatttttggaagtaaagaatatttgcatactttagtattgcatataaatacatatatgtacatatatcgattaagtacattgtacaagtctttacatttcaatactagtgttttaaaactaagcttctatacaaagttttaaagtttTGGATTATACCTTGATCATGGGGTTGGCTAACTGCCGTTGTATTTGGcggcaagaaaataatttttatgttggttAAGTTTAATTCCTTTGATTGAGaagccgcgttatctaaaaacaagataatttttcatttctggGCCTTTATTCTTCGATTGAACAGCTGCAGCCATTCACTCATTACTTCTcgagtcatccatgcttttttattaGACTTTCAATCCACTAGCAGTTTTGCGATTGGAACATGTTTAAAAATCGAGGACGGGCTGCTTTACCTATAACCAAAAGCAGCTCCTTATCTCCAGCCTTGTTAGCACAGAACAAAATTGTGAGTCTTTCCTTTGATAGTGCACCGCCCACGCATTTTTCGGATTTAAGAGCGAGGGTTTTGTCAGATAAGGCACGAAAAAAAGCCCACTTTCGTCTGCGTTCTAAATGTCTTGAGGCTTGTAACCGGTCAACAGAGATGGCAGTTTTGTCCTAAACTGTTCGATACCATCCTGGTTTACATCTGCAGCTTCACCAGATACGCATTTGAAAGCAACATTATTCCTTATTCGCCATTTGTTTAACCATCCATCTGAAGCATTAAAATTAGGTACACCCAGTTTGCCTGCAATTTCCATtgcctttgctttcaaaatgggACCAGAAATCGGAATGTTTTGACTTCTAGCTTTACCGAACCAATTAAAACACATCTTGTCTATTTCAGAGCCGCCTTCTTTAAGAAAGCTTcgcttttgatgaacatttactCCAGACTCCCATTTagaacgaattttttctttatttttattgatttcagcagCTAGTGTTTTGCCAATATTGAACCTTTCAAATCAAAAGAAACGTGTACctaccattaaatttttgggcTCAGTGTACTTTACCTTTTTGCAATTCCACGTACtgataatttatctttttcgaaaactttaataattttcattttttctttaatagaaaGTACCTTCTTTTTCGGCGCTATATTATTACGAACTTTGAGcgcaaccattcgcatgcaactgacttaacaaactgaatggaaaactactcttaatttaaaacacaggacttgaatgtgtgcatacatgttaaaaggggaatcacctatttcatttttataatgaacaacaaagcttgcttgtgatatttttgaattttgtccgtttatgagaaatttttttatgaaaatggtttgaaatactttgtccgcgtccggttattagagtgtccgtttattaggatgatatatgtatgaaaaaatgaatgaaaaacctgtgtacccaaaatttgtccggttattggagctgtccggttataaggactgtccgtaatggggaatttcactgtacGTATAATGCTATCTGGACcacatattttcattattgttcaaCAGACGAAAAACCTCAACACGATAAGTGACCGGACGGACCGACTGATGGTGTAGCTGGCACTGCCTATGAATTATCCACTTTCGAACATGATTATGAGCTATTACAGGAAGATGTTGCTGAGGCTATACTTCCGATTTAAACAGATCTCAGCAGTGAGAATTTATTAGAAAGATGTGTCGGTGGTTTTAACCAAAACAACAACGAGAGCTACAATCAACTGATTTGGAAAATCTCTCCCAAAATTGTTCCGACCGGTTCGAAAACTGCGGAAATCACTGCATACATAGCTGCAGGCAAATTTAATGAAGGAATGGTATCCCTATTGTGTTATATGAAGGCAATAGGAATTACACTTGGGCCCAATGCGCATTCATATGTCGAAAAAGAAGATGAGCAGTGCGTGAACATATCCGATCTCAGAGCGCGTGAGAGCACCCGAGATGGAAGAATGGCCCGCAGACAACATCAGCTCGAGTTATTAGAAGCTGCCGAAGCGGCGGAGGTTTTATTATATAGTCCTGGAATAGACAACCTTAtgtaagttacaaaaaaataggATCCAAtataaaatgcttttgaaactttaaatgcgtttttcacaaaatggtgttttcaaagacggtgaccaacattactcgaaaacggctaaaccgattagtctcacattttaacaaaattttagcgtcttaagtatattttttagtaattaatcgaagactttttctcactgatgaatatttttttataaacaatttaaggccgaaattttagtcacaaaccgatttttttttagaaaccgccattttgtcaaaaaaatttattttacttattccttcaattaattactagatttaacattactttagcgaaatctgtttggttttttaatttcagaggatccagttcagagacatagtggtcaccgcaaatcgtcttttttgagagaagCTCCCGCAGATCAGCAGTAGCTcccttccaaataaatatttttactaataaaaaaaaaaaaaaataaataattggcgcgtacacttctgttaggtgtttggccgagctcctcctccgatttgtggtgtgcgtcttgatgttgttccacaaaatggagggacctacagtttcaagccgactccgaacggcaaatatttttatgaggagctttttcatggcagaatcacactcggaggtttcccattgcctgccgaagggcgaccgctattagaaaaatgtttttattacttttgctttcaccgagattcgaaccaacgacctctctgtgaattccgaatggtaatcacgcaccaacccattcggctacggcggccgaatacttagccttaaaatacagttacaagataacataatatgtgcacaaatttttggatcaataatttaaaagttttctcataaaaaaaatctggaaaattcgcttttttcggtttTCTAAATGTACATAACCCCTCAAGCGTTTGcacgatttgaattttgaaggggTGAATTCTAAGATCCTTCTTCACTATTTGGATCACAATAATTTTTAGAAGTCCCAGGGTAACAGCTATCTTGCCCAGAGTCTGACGCGGATTACCGTGAAAACTTGTAGCGacgagttcaatatttttatttgttttcgatGTCCTAGCTGTATGTCCGGAACTTATGCACTTGTGAACGAATCAAATCTTCACTTGTGGTATTAGTAGGCGTCGAATATTGTAAAGTGTATAAAAACTGTGACGAGCAGTTCCACATGAATCATTGATCTTGAAATACGCTTCGAATGCGAACGCACGTTGCTCACCCGTCCATTGCGACATCGACATCGGGACTAAATACCCCGCATGAATAACGAAGCTAACGCCGCCCCTTTCCCCCATATGAGCATATGGGCTCAGTAGTAGGTAGACAGAAACTTTCAATTTAAAACTCAATTCTGCCATCAGACACCCGGTTCTTTCGTAGAATGATGTGCCGCAAATCTTACCCTAGTAAATCGATTACACATGCAGTAAAACGCGAGGATGCAGAGCTTTGACCTCCTTGCTATGTCGAGTAGTCATTTGTAGTACGACTGCTCCACTTCAATTTTCAGTATtccaattattatattatagattTCCCCAATTGAATTTCCCATCAGATACTTCGATGCgctaaattatgaaaaatttatcatcttcaaataaaaattattgctttattaatttgttGATCAATTAGATGATAGTACCTGTATTGAACTTTTAACAAAGTGCTTACATCACAGCTTAATTactgtatttgtttttaatttaagtacacttatttctaaataaacgCATACTTACATTACGATAAGTTAATATGGAAAAATTCTTTTGtgtcaattttcttattttaattctaCTAATATCCTACTTTATTTGTATCACTCAATCTCTGCTTCACAATCTTCATGCACTTTACTTAAACGCATGATTACTTCATCCAGTTCATACTGTGAACTATAAACACCCGCTGCTACTTCCATCGCAATCTGCGACTCGCGACGCGCCACTTGTGCATTTGTTACGCGTCGTCCCGTACGGAAGTAGTTCTCAATCTCCAGCAATGTGCGACCTTTCGTCTCGGGCACAGCGAAAACAATGAACACCAAAGCCAATAGTGAAATAAACCCAAAGCCGAAGAAGCTATTGGGTGTACCGATCAGCGACTCTACGGTGGGGTATAATTTCACCACGCTGAATGAGAAGGTAAGTCCAACGAACAGCGTAAAGCCATTAGCACTGCCTCGTATACGTTGCGGAAATACCTCGGAGATCATCACGAAAGGCAGTGTCAGGAGACCCAGTGTTGAGAAGATGATGTGTAGAACAATGCAAATCACTGGCAATAGTGCAAAGGTCTCGCCGAGTATAGGCCACCAACCGTTGGCCGCTAATAGGAACATGGCGATAGTCATACCAGTTGCCGAGAGCATACCCGCTGGTCGTCGACCCCATCGCTCAAAAATGGTGCTCATGAAGAATGTGGTGATGATGCGTGCAATGCCGACAAAGATAGCTACGAGCATAGGATCGGCCGATACGCCTGCGCTTGTGGCGATTTGTGAAGCAAATACTATCACAATAACAATGCCAGAGAATtgctgaaagaagaagaagccaaTCATCATAATGAGCGGCTTGTATACTTCACGGGCGCGTATGGCTTGCAAGAGTGATTCATTTTCAGCGTCAGCGCGGCTTTGgtcagatgtttttttgatgagcGCCAGCTCCTTTTCAAACTCGTCATAAGTGGTGTTGTCTGCGGAAGAGAGACCACGAAAATATTTGAGTGATTTCCGTGCCTTTTCCGAGTAGCCCTGTTGTAGCAACCAGCTAGGAGACTCTGGTATTGGTAAAACACAGCAGAATGAAATAAACTGATAAATAGCTGAGATGAGGCAGATTAATTGAAAATGGTTCTGTGGGAGAGatgtaaaagaaaattacaataattatgaataaaaagttGCAAATAGCTGGAAGAATAAGTTTTCGTACGTACCCGTATGAAGAATCCCAATACATACATCAGCAATATGCCGGTAGCTATGGCAATTGATGAACCCAAAATCAGTCGTCCACGTATACGTGGTAAACTGATTTCTGCCGAGTATGAGCCCACGGGCGACAGAGCCGCGCCCATCATAAGTcctgtttttggaaaatataattcGATAATTAACTATTTTGCACATGTCTTtggaaaacaacaataacaacataccTGACACGAAACGACCAAGCAACAgttgtatgaaaattaaatcCCTGGAGCTTTGAAAGGGTGCCGTGACCAGCAATGCCCAACCTAATAAACCAACAAGATTGGTTAAAAGCATTGTGTTTTTGCGTCCAAAGCGATCCATGAGATAACCGACTATCAAACCCCCAATGGGACAGGCCATACTGTTGATGGATGCTTAAAGAGAAAAATTAGAGAAATATAAGCATCAAAGGATTGTTTTTCGATATTACATAgagaaaactaattaaaattatttttgtttataatgcCATATATATTAGTGAGTAATACCATTCCCAGTACCTCATGAAACCACAACGTCAAGAAGACTGCATCAAGGGTGCTTTACTTTAGTAATGAGTAAAGACGACATCGGCCTGAGCTTTTGCTATTCAAAAGCACATACGATCAAATTAATGCGTATTGACTGAAATCTTATTGGATACCAATTGGCAGTGCGAAGTGAGCACATTAACCATGTTTGTAGGTTTCAATGTCTATCTGAAACCTCTGCTGCCCGGCACATAGGTAGTTGTTTGTTAATTCCACAACAAGTGAATCTTTAATcgcaaattaataattaaaaataacattatCAAATAGGTTCGTATCGTATGGAGACTAGGTTACTATGGCcacaaagaaataagaaaaagacaaaggaactgcttagcctttcaagagaggatatctcgaaggtcgtggcttatataaccggtcattggctatttgggaggcattccttgagattaggagttttctcccatgaatattgtagatgCTGTCCTTTGCAATTAGCTAAAgctaggtaaatattttttcaattctcttacggaactgtctggcgtggggatggGACCAATCCAGCGCTTAATAAAAGCCACAAAATGATTccatgaagaaaaataaattaggtTCCTGCATCGGGAGAACGGACTTGTAAAGTCttagtgagttggtcgtacagtCCGACTACCAGCGTAATCTAACTTAACCTTGGGTGTTAAACCACAGCCACCACAAAACTCGCCGAGTAGCCAACCTCACAAGCAAGTTGGAGCGATGGTCAGATGTTTTTATTTCCAGTACCAGTAGTAGTACCATAATGGGGTCTTCCGCCACACTTCGCAGACGAAGGTAATACCAATTGAGCTCCCATACTGCCCTGGACTGGTGACGTGGATTGAACCCCATACATAATATTCTACACTACAGGTAGGACGActgtaaaatgtaatattatataatactttCATTCACTTTATTAGACGACCGGCACAGCACATCCGTATCAAGACGACAATCTACGGAAGAAAGGAACAACGTGACCAAAGATCGCTTCAAAGATCACATTTCTTCATACGTAAAGTTACTGTAGAAGAAATTGGATTTCGGTGTacccagaaaaaaaaattggtaccaCGAGGAAAGTCATAGTAGAGGAGAAAAAATAGGAGTcgtaaacacaaaattttacataatttcTCTGAAGGAACGGCATATTTCCAAAGAATAAATAGAAGTGGCGCGATATCGACTAATTAGTTTAGTTGAGTTTCGCAGTAAACTGTTCAATATCAAGTGttatttttcaactcaaatCAATTCTATCAGCGTCATGGATTTTTCACGTGAAGATAGttatcatttattttgtatgtaagtaCCGGCTTGTAAGATTTTGAAATTAGATTAGCAGTTTTCGAATGTTTAATTCAACTATTTGGAGCGGCTttgtaaatacgagtatatgcaatTTTCTactgaattttatttctttttacataaTTTGGAAAAGAATTTTTGGTACATTGGAAAATCTCTACAAAATGAGGGAAGTGAGTATATTTACTCCTGTGAATGTAATTTTTAAGTACAacctttgtatttttttcagtgGAAAGCAGAAACCGAAGGGAAATATTACATCTTTTTATTCCACCGCAGCCAATAGCCTTACAATTTTTCGGGTACTCGGTATTAGAGGAGAAGCAAAAGGATGTTCGATTGATTTTGACTTCGTTTTGATTGACGCTTATGCgatgaccgagtttaacaaagcgcgccagacgTTTCTTTCTTCTGCACACCGGTGTCAGTGGAACACACCAAGTAGTGTCacatccttctccacctgatctttccaaagcagaggaggccttcctcttcctctgtctGTTTGTACCCGTTCCAACGACAAGACTTAGCCAGCGGAGCCTCTGGATCTTTCCTTGCTGCACTTTGTTTATGTTGTCCTAAAACTCAGTATTGTTCTATCGCCTGCGTTACTCGCcattgctaacgtgcaaaggcctAAAAATCATCCGCAGAGTCTTTCAAACGTGTCGTGCGCCTTATAACAGGGCAGGCATGATTAGAGACTTGTAAAGTGTTAGCCTTGTTTGTCGAGAGAGaaatttactactcaattgcctatttaGTATAATTAGCACTTGTCTTTTGTTGGCGAGATATATTCTCCGTTCAACTTCAGGACTGACATTCTTATCGATGCTGGTCTTCTCATTCACCATCATATCAATTGATtccctttgcttctttatcgGTTTCCAAACTATCCGGCAAAACTAGAGCGCTTGTTTAGGCCGATGATGTGAGTTGTGCGCTCTTGTATTAAATTGTGCATGAACGATTGACTTGTGCGGCTCGCACGAACTTCTCCGGCATATGGTTTAAGAAGTCACAccatgtctgaaacctcgtttggtaagAGGAAGCGACTGGCATGCTTTGTTGCAACCTTTCAAATTCGCGGGAGAAGAAAATTggacttgactttgagatatcctctattgaattgaattgcttTGCCTATTGTGAGTTCGGATTCAGATTCAGTGACAAGTCTTGGAAAAGCGTAGCGCAGTGATTGTTTAGAAATGTGGCAGCCT is a genomic window of Anastrepha ludens isolate Willacy chromosome 6, idAnaLude1.1, whole genome shotgun sequence containing:
- the LOC128867589 gene encoding facilitated trehalose transporter Tret1-like; the encoded protein is MNPELSKIQSSNLALSPLIAKALKKKPTKPLGERTKAVRRQELMVLLGNACVVSSGMSVALPSVSLPQLTSIDDIYQLSTEEISWFASINSMACPIGGLIVGYLMDRFGRKNTMLLTNLVGLLGWALLVTAPFQSSRDLIFIQLLLGRFVSGLMMGAALSPVGSYSAEISLPRIRGRLILGSSIAIATGILLMYVLGFFIRNHFQLICLISAIYQFISFCCVLPIPESPSWLLQQGYSEKARKSLKYFRGLSSADNTTYDEFEKELALIKKTSDQSRADAENESLLQAIRAREVYKPLIMMIGFFFFQQFSGIVIVIVFASQIATSAGVSADPMLVAIFVGIARIITTFFMSTIFERWGRRPAGMLSATGMTIAMFLLAANGWWPILGETFALLPVICIVLHIIFSTLGLLTLPFVMISEVFPQRIRGSANGFTLFVGLTFSFSVVKLYPTVESLIGTPNSFFGFGFISLLALVFIVFAVPETKGRTLLEIENYFRTGRRVTNAQVARRESQIAMEVAAGVYSSQYELDEVIMRLSKVHEDCEAEIE